In Bacillus sp. FJAT-45037, the following are encoded in one genomic region:
- a CDS encoding VOC family protein: MIKGLYEAHLPVKDLSRSIAFYNGLGLELSHIHENTLAFFWIEKNKSWLGLWESDRVDLEYHPSIRHIAFEVTLEDLKNSVDWLNDREFAPREAFGFKPTEPFVMAHNEMAHAKIHFNDPDGNSLELICPLQNEKGITGRMYLSEWEQVIRGEIR, translated from the coding sequence ATGATTAAAGGATTGTATGAAGCGCATTTACCTGTTAAGGATTTGAGTCGTTCAATTGCATTCTACAATGGTCTCGGGTTGGAATTATCACACATTCATGAGAATACGCTCGCATTCTTTTGGATTGAGAAGAATAAGAGTTGGTTAGGTTTGTGGGAATCAGATCGAGTAGATTTAGAATATCATCCATCGATACGGCACATAGCATTTGAAGTTACATTAGAAGACTTAAAGAACTCAGTGGATTGGTTGAATGATCGAGAATTCGCGCCAAGAGAAGCATTTGGTTTTAAGCCGACTGAACCGTTTGTCATGGCTCACAATGAAATGGCTCATGCAAAAATTCACTTTAATGATCCAGATGGAAATAGTTTAGAGCTGATCTGTCCATTACAAAATGAAAAAGGGATAACGGGGCGAATGTACTTAAGTGAATGGGAGCAAGTGATTAGAGGAGAAATAAGATGA
- a CDS encoding VOC family protein → MNIETLTLQTHKREELKDFYLNKLSLTLVDENSKGFSVQAGSTLLTFNEVNDGREPFYHFAFNIPENRMNEAKKWIKHRVKLNTHNEDDEVFFKSWNAHAIYFEDPAGNILEFIVRHNLHNKTEHHFSSRDIINVSEIGIVVKEVIPFARELNEIGVQNWKEDSTELTPVGDEHGLFIICREQRQWFFSTKKAQFFPVELRIEELGEITIEEKDGNVVIK, encoded by the coding sequence ATGAACATAGAGACATTAACTCTTCAAACACATAAACGCGAAGAATTAAAAGACTTCTATCTTAATAAATTGAGCCTTACTTTAGTAGACGAAAATTCAAAGGGCTTTTCTGTGCAAGCAGGTTCAACTTTACTTACTTTTAACGAAGTCAATGACGGACGAGAACCATTTTATCATTTTGCTTTTAATATTCCAGAGAATCGTATGAATGAAGCTAAGAAATGGATTAAACATAGGGTCAAGCTTAACACTCACAATGAAGATGACGAAGTCTTCTTTAAAAGTTGGAACGCTCATGCCATTTATTTTGAGGACCCAGCTGGTAACATTCTTGAATTTATTGTACGTCATAATTTACATAATAAAACTGAGCATCACTTCTCATCTCGAGACATCATTAATGTGAGTGAAATTGGGATCGTAGTAAAAGAAGTTATACCTTTTGCACGAGAGCTTAATGAAATAGGTGTACAAAATTGGAAAGAGGATAGCACCGAGTTGACACCAGTCGGTGATGAACACGGGTTATTTATTATATGTAGAGAGCAACGCCAATGGTTCTTTTCAACAAAAAAGGCACAGTTCTTTCCTGTGGAGCTCAGAATAGAAGAGTTAGGAGAAATTACGATCGAAGAAAAGGATGGCAACGTAGTGATCAAATAA
- a CDS encoding GNAT family N-acetyltransferase: MKGESVYLRTIKKEDLESLYEAVQDEEIRYMTGTRSTFSREQLNKYYQRIMHDETRYDFSICLIDTDELIGDLAILEIDEENNKAAFRIALHHTKHFNKGYGTEALQLALQFTFDTLNLNRLQLEVYSHNVRGIKAYEKAGFKIEGIIRESLYINNQYSDEVIMGMLKKEYDAMKDT, translated from the coding sequence ATGAAGGGTGAGTCTGTGTATCTAAGAACAATCAAAAAGGAAGATCTAGAGAGTTTATACGAAGCCGTTCAAGATGAAGAGATAAGGTATATGACCGGCACAAGAAGTACGTTTTCGAGGGAGCAATTAAATAAGTATTATCAAAGAATCATGCATGACGAAACACGTTATGATTTTTCTATTTGTCTAATTGATACAGATGAGTTGATTGGAGATTTAGCGATTTTGGAAATAGATGAAGAGAATAATAAGGCTGCCTTCCGAATTGCCCTCCATCACACCAAACATTTTAATAAAGGGTACGGTACCGAGGCTCTCCAACTAGCGCTACAATTTACTTTTGACACACTTAACTTAAATCGACTTCAACTCGAAGTATATTCACATAACGTTCGAGGGATAAAAGCATACGAAAAAGCAGGATTCAAAATAGAAGGAATCATAAGAGAATCGCTTTATATTAACAACCAATATTCAGATGAAGTCATTATGGGGATGCTGAAGAAAGAGTATGATGCGATGAAAGATACATAG
- a CDS encoding aminoglycoside 6-adenylyltransferase → MRTEQEMFELILTTAKKDKRIRAVYMNGSRTNPNVSKDIFQDYDIVYVVTETSSFIKDDRWKNKFGDLLMVQEPDKLDKAIGHDINFERSYTYLMLFSDGNRIDLRIQTIQAMLEDYGEDSLTTPLLDKDDILPSIPSPSDINYHVKKPTKGQYDSCTNNFWWCLQNVAKGMWRDELPYAKLMFVNTTRASLDLMINWWIGIKYDFQISTGKMGKYFKQYLPEPYWDLYHETYSDSNYENMWSSIFVSCELFRILSKDVAKHFDFTYPIDDDNNITKFLKHIQKLPSNAKEMHL, encoded by the coding sequence ATGAGAACCGAACAAGAAATGTTTGAACTAATACTAACAACTGCTAAAAAGGATAAGCGAATTAGAGCCGTGTATATGAATGGTTCTAGAACCAACCCTAATGTTTCAAAGGACATTTTTCAAGATTACGATATTGTGTATGTAGTGACGGAAACTTCTTCATTCATAAAAGATGACAGATGGAAAAATAAATTTGGGGATCTATTGATGGTTCAAGAGCCAGATAAATTGGATAAAGCTATTGGCCATGATATAAATTTTGAGCGATCCTACACATATTTAATGTTATTTTCAGACGGAAATCGAATTGATCTTCGTATTCAAACAATACAAGCAATGCTTGAGGATTATGGTGAAGATAGCCTTACAACCCCCTTACTAGACAAAGATGATATTTTGCCCTCCATTCCATCACCTTCAGATATCAACTATCACGTTAAAAAGCCGACAAAAGGACAATATGATAGTTGTACGAATAATTTTTGGTGGTGTCTACAAAATGTTGCAAAAGGAATGTGGCGTGATGAACTGCCATATGCAAAGTTAATGTTTGTAAATACAACGAGAGCTTCTTTGGATTTGATGATAAATTGGTGGATTGGAATAAAGTATGATTTTCAAATATCAACAGGGAAAATGGGTAAGTATTTTAAACAATATCTCCCTGAACCATATTGGGATCTGTATCATGAAACGTACTCTGATTCTAACTATGAAAATATGTGGAGTTCAATATTTGTTTCTTGCGAGTTATTCCGAATCTTATCAAAAGATGTAGCTAAACATTTTGATTTTACATACCCAATTGATGATGATAACAATATAACGAAATTTCTTAAACACATACAAAAGCTGCCGAGTAATGCAAAAGAAATGCATTTATAA
- a CDS encoding class I SAM-dependent methyltransferase translates to MNNFQEYEDPLRYDKENEGYYPELSLLSEWASKGSGPIINLACGTGRTAIPLAKQGFNVMGVDLHRGMLEHARAKSTEAGVSIQWVEQDCTTLDLDVSSHFIYLVGNSFQHFHSNESQDCLLKGVRHHLKDGGVFIFGTRFPSIDELFQPPTEQYWKTYNDPDLKMNVELSTLSTYDPIKQLQHYTTIRKYKNSEGKLVEEKQTKISLRYVFPQEMVRLLSQHGFEIVHSYRNWHKQPLHTKGSEMIYVCMKS, encoded by the coding sequence ATGAATAACTTTCAAGAATACGAAGATCCGTTACGATATGATAAAGAAAATGAAGGGTATTATCCTGAACTTTCGTTGTTATCAGAGTGGGCATCTAAGGGGAGTGGTCCAATCATTAATTTAGCCTGTGGTACAGGGAGAACAGCGATCCCGTTAGCGAAACAAGGCTTTAATGTGATGGGCGTTGATCTCCACCGGGGAATGCTTGAGCATGCTCGAGCAAAATCTACTGAAGCTGGTGTGAGTATTCAATGGGTGGAGCAAGATTGTACTACATTAGATTTAGACGTAAGCAGTCATTTCATATATTTAGTCGGAAATTCATTTCAACATTTTCATTCGAATGAATCCCAAGATTGCCTTCTTAAAGGGGTACGTCATCACCTTAAAGATGGCGGTGTATTTATCTTTGGAACGAGGTTTCCAAGTATAGATGAATTATTTCAACCTCCCACTGAACAATATTGGAAAACGTACAATGATCCTGATCTAAAAATGAACGTCGAACTATCTACGCTGAGTACGTATGACCCGATTAAACAATTGCAACATTACACAACGATTCGAAAATACAAGAATTCAGAAGGGAAATTAGTTGAGGAGAAACAAACGAAAATTAGTCTGAGGTATGTCTTTCCACAAGAAATGGTCAGGTTACTTAGTCAACATGGTTTTGAAATTGTCCATTCATATCGTAATTGGCACAAGCAGCCGTTGCATACTAAAGGAAGTGAGATGATCTATGTCTGCATGAAATCTTAA
- a CDS encoding STAS domain-containing protein: MDTKTEITVGGVELKWDLETGDVLFENGDVVFFWVSAMKTFFDTIKEISGVEATNLVFETTGFRQGLIVGEGFRDMKNINTTNVVEWLSNTYATAGWGKVDIKEIDVEHDTFCLYIQDDWEYKMNQLDDKKTKGIFVPSHYAGVLSGLFQKSYWYKILQYQDADHPHSIVKYFPSKVNIQRNIHELSRRQEAEQIAQLEDLVNDKTKALQDLVKELSSPIIPVLEGIIVVPLIGVYDQERTEGLLDSILIQLPKYQAKYLLLDLTGLNGTMSERQAAAIDKLGSAARLLGTEVILVGISAKLALTITKTLTNLKEYECLQSLQHGIYYALGKSGRRIV, translated from the coding sequence ATGGATACAAAAACAGAAATAACAGTAGGTGGAGTGGAGTTAAAGTGGGATCTAGAAACAGGCGATGTCTTATTTGAGAATGGTGACGTTGTCTTTTTCTGGGTTTCTGCCATGAAAACCTTTTTTGATACAATTAAAGAAATTTCAGGTGTGGAAGCAACGAATCTTGTTTTTGAAACGACCGGATTTCGTCAAGGACTAATCGTTGGCGAGGGCTTTCGCGATATGAAAAATATTAATACAACAAATGTAGTAGAGTGGTTATCAAATACTTATGCAACAGCGGGTTGGGGGAAAGTGGACATTAAAGAAATAGATGTTGAACATGATACGTTCTGTCTTTATATCCAAGACGATTGGGAATATAAAATGAATCAATTGGATGATAAGAAAACAAAAGGGATCTTTGTTCCTTCTCATTATGCAGGTGTTTTATCAGGGCTATTCCAAAAAAGCTATTGGTATAAAATCCTCCAGTATCAAGACGCGGACCATCCTCACAGTATTGTGAAGTATTTCCCATCCAAAGTAAATATTCAACGTAACATTCATGAACTCTCAAGACGTCAAGAAGCAGAGCAAATCGCTCAACTTGAAGATCTTGTGAATGATAAAACAAAGGCGTTGCAGGATCTAGTTAAAGAACTATCTTCTCCCATCATACCTGTTTTAGAAGGCATAATTGTTGTTCCCCTGATAGGTGTCTACGATCAAGAGAGGACGGAAGGTTTATTAGATAGCATCCTCATACAACTTCCAAAATACCAAGCGAAGTACTTGTTGTTGGATTTAACTGGATTAAATGGAACTATGAGCGAACGACAAGCAGCAGCCATTGATAAATTAGGTTCAGCAGCTAGGTTGCTTGGAACAGAAGTTATTCTAGTCGGAATCTCTGCAAAGCTTGCTTTAACGATTACAAAAACGTTAACAAACCTGAAAGAATACGAATGTCTTCAGTCATTGCAACACGGGATTTATTATGCGTTAGGCAAAAGTGGACGAAGAATTGTGTAA
- a CDS encoding STAS domain-containing protein, translating to MLSGREPLVIPNLNEHELTKDMNVTIAFGGGSLIGAPIFLKNGKKFGTLCGMDNVPYDFNEKDIKLFKRLATLLTYVIGLDDSYQQILTLSAPIVPLLKGVAILPLIGEIDEERGNNISTMIIKEAHKLQLNHLIIDLSGISDVEKEFLYLSNLVNVLKLLGIEVVFTGIRPDLARKAIKDNHRLDNVSCFGNLQQALTHLGITLTV from the coding sequence TTGTTGAGTGGTCGGGAACCACTCGTTATCCCGAATCTGAATGAACATGAGCTTACAAAAGATATGAACGTTACAATAGCATTTGGGGGAGGATCCTTAATTGGCGCGCCCATTTTCCTTAAGAATGGCAAGAAGTTTGGAACTCTTTGTGGAATGGATAATGTCCCGTATGATTTTAACGAAAAGGATATTAAGCTCTTCAAGAGATTGGCGACCCTACTAACATACGTCATTGGTTTAGATGATTCTTATCAACAGATTCTGACATTATCAGCACCTATCGTTCCCCTACTCAAGGGCGTGGCTATTCTACCTTTGATCGGAGAAATTGACGAGGAACGCGGAAACAATATTTCAACAATGATTATTAAAGAAGCCCATAAACTACAACTAAATCATTTAATTATAGACCTCTCTGGTATATCAGATGTAGAAAAAGAATTTCTCTATCTCTCGAACCTCGTGAATGTGTTGAAATTATTAGGGATCGAGGTCGTGTTTACTGGAATACGACCAGACTTGGCAAGAAAAGCAATTAAAGACAACCATCGTTTAGATAATGTATCTTGCTTTGGGAACCTTCAACAAGCATTGACACACTTAGGTATCACACTAACCGTCTAA
- a CDS encoding aldehyde dehydrogenase family protein gives MRNQLKHYINGEWTESTGSETIEVINPATEEVMGTISSGTEEDLDKAVKAARAAFPAFSRSTKEERIQWLKNIVKGYEARKEELVDIMTDELGAPLSVSEEVHYQMGLGHFNQAIESLSDFSFSEDRGGHTLIKESVGVSGLITPWNFPTNQTSTKIASAIAAGSPVVLKPASKTPFAAIILAEIIDEAGVPKGAFNLVNGSGSVIGNGISSHPDIDFVSFTGSGAVGETIMKKAAETKKKVALELGGKSPIIVLDDADVEDAAKTALSNIMNNTGQVCSAGTRVFIPQSMKESFEKKIVELLPTFPVGDPRKEGIATGPLVSEDQWDTVQSYIEKGEKEATLLVGGTGKPEGLKTGYYAKPTIFTDVSNDSVIAQEEIFGPVSAIITYDDLEDAIEMANDTVYGLAGFVVGKDPETVRYVASNIRAGRIVINGADTDFNGPFGGYKQSGIGREWGDFGIEEYLEIKSVHGMPSS, from the coding sequence ATGCGAAATCAGCTAAAGCATTATATTAATGGTGAATGGACTGAGTCAACTGGCTCTGAAACAATTGAGGTCATTAATCCGGCAACTGAGGAAGTTATGGGTACAATCAGCTCAGGTACGGAAGAAGATTTAGATAAAGCGGTAAAGGCTGCGAGGGCAGCGTTTCCAGCCTTTTCTCGTTCGACGAAAGAAGAACGAATCCAGTGGCTTAAGAATATAGTGAAAGGTTATGAGGCGAGGAAAGAGGAGCTCGTCGATATTATGACAGATGAACTTGGTGCACCGCTTTCTGTTTCAGAAGAGGTGCATTATCAAATGGGACTTGGCCACTTCAATCAGGCAATTGAATCCCTTTCTGACTTTTCGTTCTCAGAGGATAGAGGAGGTCACACACTCATCAAAGAATCAGTCGGTGTGAGTGGTCTGATTACTCCGTGGAACTTCCCGACGAACCAGACATCTACCAAAATTGCGAGTGCGATTGCCGCAGGGAGCCCGGTTGTTCTAAAGCCTGCTTCTAAGACACCATTTGCAGCAATCATCTTGGCAGAAATTATTGACGAAGCAGGTGTACCTAAGGGTGCATTTAACCTTGTGAACGGATCAGGTTCGGTGATAGGAAATGGGATTAGCTCGCATCCTGACATTGATTTCGTCTCCTTTACGGGTTCTGGAGCTGTAGGTGAAACGATCATGAAAAAGGCTGCGGAAACGAAGAAGAAAGTCGCACTGGAGCTTGGTGGTAAGTCACCGATCATCGTCCTTGATGATGCCGATGTGGAAGATGCAGCTAAAACAGCGTTGTCTAACATCATGAATAACACGGGCCAGGTGTGCTCTGCAGGGACAAGAGTGTTTATACCACAGTCTATGAAAGAGTCATTTGAGAAGAAGATTGTCGAATTGCTGCCTACTTTCCCAGTGGGAGACCCTCGTAAGGAAGGCATTGCGACTGGACCACTCGTGTCTGAGGATCAATGGGATACCGTGCAATCGTATATTGAAAAAGGCGAAAAAGAGGCGACTCTCCTTGTCGGCGGAACAGGAAAGCCTGAAGGACTGAAGACTGGTTATTATGCGAAGCCGACAATATTTACGGATGTGTCTAATGATTCTGTTATTGCACAGGAAGAAATATTTGGGCCAGTCTCAGCGATTATCACATATGATGACCTAGAAGACGCGATTGAGATGGCAAACGACACGGTTTACGGACTGGCAGGTTTTGTAGTGGGGAAAGATCCCGAAACAGTGCGATATGTGGCATCAAACATTCGAGCAGGTCGCATTGTCATCAATGGCGCAGACACTGATTTTAACGGACCATTTGGTGGCTACAAGCAATCTGGAATCGGCCGTGAGTGGGGTGACTTCGGAATCGAGGAATACCTTGAAATTAAATCCGTACACGGAATGCCTTCATCATAA
- a CDS encoding hemolysin family protein — MFIALVFFLFMSFFLSGSETALTAVNKTKIQSKAENNDKKAQKLLDLISKPDQFITGILIGNNISNIMLPTLVTIIAIDYGINIGIATGILTVVLIIFAEVLPKSIAATFSTKTAFIVAPVIRYLIILFKPLIYLLSKFTNNVIRILSKGNKEDNGFSKEELKTMVDIALTEGTFVKEESQRIKGAIDFYTKDVRDALKTPRTEIDGLPCTVTFEDARQIVMESNYTRYPVYKDNMDNIVGVFHSKLLLKWSLNPSMEIKDFMDNSPLFVTESVSIERVFKMMLKEKKHLAIVIDEYGGTTGIISHEDIIEAMIGQDIEDETDDAGEVIIQELTDTHITCHGKLTIRRFNEIFKTKVPEEHDTIAGFIYKELGHIPYEGETFEFHHLHFEVKAMIDNKIVQVRVTKKLKPQIV; from the coding sequence GTGTTTATTGCCTTAGTTTTCTTTTTATTCATGTCCTTTTTTCTATCAGGTAGTGAAACTGCTTTAACAGCAGTAAATAAAACAAAAATCCAATCAAAAGCAGAAAATAATGACAAAAAAGCTCAAAAGCTTTTAGATTTAATTTCAAAGCCAGATCAATTCATTACGGGTATTTTAATAGGGAATAATATTTCAAATATTATGCTTCCCACCCTTGTCACTATAATCGCTATTGACTATGGAATTAATATTGGAATAGCAACCGGCATTCTAACAGTGGTCTTAATTATTTTTGCGGAAGTCCTCCCAAAATCTATCGCTGCAACTTTTTCAACAAAAACAGCCTTTATCGTAGCTCCAGTTATTAGGTACCTCATTATTTTATTTAAACCACTCATTTATTTATTGTCTAAGTTTACAAATAACGTGATTAGAATCCTTTCTAAAGGTAATAAAGAAGACAATGGATTTTCCAAAGAAGAACTTAAAACAATGGTAGACATTGCATTAACGGAAGGAACGTTTGTAAAAGAAGAGTCTCAAAGGATTAAGGGAGCCATTGATTTTTATACAAAAGATGTACGAGATGCTCTTAAAACCCCAAGAACCGAAATAGACGGCCTTCCTTGCACTGTTACTTTCGAAGATGCGAGGCAGATCGTCATGGAAAGTAATTATACTCGCTATCCCGTTTACAAAGACAACATGGATAATATTGTAGGAGTGTTTCATTCTAAGCTATTACTTAAATGGTCCTTAAATCCTTCTATGGAAATAAAAGACTTTATGGATAATTCCCCTCTTTTTGTTACGGAATCTGTATCAATTGAGCGGGTATTCAAAATGATGCTTAAGGAAAAAAAGCATCTAGCTATTGTCATTGATGAGTACGGCGGCACAACAGGGATCATTAGTCATGAAGATATAATAGAAGCAATGATAGGTCAAGACATTGAAGATGAAACAGATGATGCAGGTGAAGTTATAATCCAGGAATTAACAGACACACATATTACATGCCATGGAAAACTTACGATTCGACGCTTTAACGAAATTTTTAAAACAAAAGTTCCAGAAGAACATGACACGATTGCCGGATTTATTTACAAGGAACTCGGTCATATCCCTTATGAAGGTGAAACGTTTGAATTCCATCATCTACATTTTGAAGTAAAAGCTATGATCGACAATAAAATCGTTCAAGTTAGAGTTACTAAAAAGCTCAAACCTCAAATTGTCTAG
- a CDS encoding alpha/beta family hydrolase has product MEEKYVCVQEAMSTHLLKQEEKTNKLAIMLPGAGYTTKAPLLHFSTGLFYNEGYDILHVNYTYNQEELAQLKAQDFITGVERAVEAELDGRHYDSVYVVAKSLGTIALSSMVRDKKFSSTMKAVWLTPLINKDEVFDAMMNSVYKSLCVIGDQDPYYSKKRIDELKSHDTMTCKVIPGANHGLQLDHDVMKSIDLLKEVMEEIKKF; this is encoded by the coding sequence ATGGAAGAAAAGTATGTCTGTGTTCAAGAGGCAATGTCTACACACCTTTTGAAACAAGAAGAAAAAACAAATAAGCTTGCGATTATGTTACCTGGGGCTGGCTATACAACAAAAGCGCCTTTATTGCATTTTTCTACAGGATTATTTTACAACGAAGGATATGATATTCTTCACGTGAACTACACATACAATCAAGAAGAGTTGGCTCAGTTAAAGGCTCAAGATTTTATAACGGGTGTGGAGCGAGCTGTTGAAGCAGAGTTAGATGGTCGTCACTATGATTCGGTTTACGTGGTGGCTAAGTCACTTGGTACGATTGCATTAAGTTCCATGGTACGTGATAAAAAATTCAGCAGTACGATGAAAGCCGTTTGGTTGACGCCACTCATTAATAAAGATGAAGTGTTTGATGCAATGATGAATAGTGTATATAAGAGTCTTTGTGTGATTGGAGACCAAGATCCATACTACTCCAAAAAGCGGATCGACGAACTAAAAAGCCATGACACAATGACTTGTAAAGTGATCCCAGGTGCCAATCACGGATTGCAGTTAGATCATGATGTGATGAAGTCTATCGATCTATTAAAAGAAGTGATGGAAGAGATTAAGAAGTTTTGA
- a CDS encoding HAD hydrolase-like protein translates to MSKSFIFDMDGTLFQTDKILEASLDDAFNNLRSLNKWVGETPIDQYREIMGVPLPKVWETLLPNHSSEVRERMDAYFLERLIENIKIGKGALYPNVKEVFSYLKENDCSIYIASNGLTDYLEAIVSHYTLDQWVTETFSIQQIESLNKSDLVQRIIEKYGITHAAVVGDRLSDIHAAKDNGLLSVGCNFDFAREDELSQADIVIDDLSELKGLLHNHL, encoded by the coding sequence ATGTCGAAATCATTCATTTTTGATATGGACGGAACATTATTTCAAACGGATAAAATTTTAGAAGCATCACTTGATGATGCGTTTAACAACTTACGGTCACTAAATAAATGGGTTGGAGAAACCCCGATTGATCAGTATCGTGAAATTATGGGCGTGCCCTTACCTAAAGTGTGGGAAACGTTGTTACCGAACCATTCAAGTGAAGTCAGAGAACGAATGGATGCTTATTTTCTAGAAAGGTTGATTGAGAATATTAAAATTGGAAAAGGGGCGCTGTACCCCAATGTGAAGGAAGTTTTTAGTTATTTAAAAGAAAATGATTGTTCCATCTACATAGCAAGTAATGGGTTAACCGACTATTTAGAGGCCATTGTGAGTCACTACACATTAGATCAATGGGTTACAGAAACATTTAGCATTCAACAGATTGAATCATTAAATAAATCAGATTTAGTTCAAAGAATCATTGAAAAATACGGGATTACTCATGCAGCAGTTGTAGGTGATCGTCTATCGGATATTCATGCAGCCAAAGATAATGGTTTACTATCAGTAGGGTGTAATTTTGATTTTGCACGAGAAGATGAACTCTCTCAAGCAGATATAGTCATTGATGATTTGAGTGAGCTCAAGGGGTTATTACACAATCATCTATAG
- a CDS encoding DMT family transporter, with translation MKEIAIGIVASMFFAVTFILNRSMDLAGGSWYWSSSLRFLFMFPFLLLIVVSRNTLLQVLREIRHQPLAWMMWSFVGFVLFYAPLTFAAAYGPGWLIAGTWQLTIVAGVLLTPLFYKKVQQGDQSILVRQKIPLGALLISMLIFLGVVLIQWQHASQLSIGVILLGVVPVAIAAFAYPLGNRKMMELCGGRLDTFGRVFGMTLASLPFWVIIGIFGYVNVGPPSPNELLQTFTVAICSGVIATTLFFIATDRAKDHQGSLAAVEATQSTQVLFVMAGEVLLLSTPLPSGIAVTGLGMIVGGMLLYSLYTRKIGRELQFKKAS, from the coding sequence ATGAAAGAGATTGCGATCGGAATTGTTGCTTCCATGTTTTTTGCGGTTACCTTTATATTGAATCGGTCAATGGATCTTGCTGGAGGGAGTTGGTATTGGAGTTCTTCCTTGCGATTTCTGTTTATGTTTCCATTTTTGTTGCTAATCGTTGTAAGCAGAAACACTCTTCTACAAGTGTTGAGAGAAATTAGGCATCAGCCGCTAGCTTGGATGATGTGGAGCTTTGTTGGATTTGTTCTCTTTTACGCCCCCTTAACCTTTGCCGCGGCTTACGGACCTGGCTGGCTAATAGCTGGTACATGGCAGCTGACGATTGTTGCCGGGGTTTTACTGACGCCTTTGTTCTATAAAAAGGTGCAACAAGGCGACCAATCTATTCTTGTCCGTCAAAAAATCCCGCTTGGCGCGTTGTTGATTTCTATGCTTATTTTTCTTGGTGTCGTCCTCATTCAATGGCAACATGCGAGCCAATTGTCGATTGGAGTGATCTTATTGGGCGTCGTCCCTGTAGCGATTGCTGCCTTTGCTTACCCTCTTGGAAACCGAAAGATGATGGAGCTATGCGGAGGGCGCCTCGATACATTTGGTCGTGTATTTGGAATGACACTTGCTAGTCTACCTTTTTGGGTCATCATTGGGATCTTTGGCTATGTGAATGTAGGTCCCCCCTCCCCAAACGAGCTCCTGCAAACATTTACCGTTGCCATATGTTCGGGAGTGATTGCCACCACCTTGTTTTTCATTGCCACCGACCGCGCCAAAGATCATCAAGGCTCTTTAGCAGCGGTTGAAGCAACGCAATCGACACAAGTGTTATTTGTAATGGCAGGAGAAGTGCTCTTGCTTTCTACTCCTTTACCTAGTGGAATAGCCGTTACCGGGTTAGGAATGATTGTTGGAGGGATGCTTTTATATAGTTTGTATACGAGGAAAATTGGTCGTGAGCTGCAGTTCAAGAAGGCTAGTTAA
- a CDS encoding GNAT family N-acetyltransferase codes for MLIRELDQFEQPPIQLLLLADPSESMVQGYLEKGRCYVAEESGEVVGVYIIWPKNKRVIELVNISVAISEQKKGVGKSLVKHAINEAKKSHYKWIEVGTGNSSIDQLAFYQKCGFRMDRIEKNFFLTHYQESIIENDIVCRDKVMLSKSLDQHCS; via the coding sequence TTGTTGATTAGAGAGCTAGACCAGTTTGAACAGCCGCCAATCCAATTATTGTTACTAGCCGATCCCTCTGAATCGATGGTTCAAGGATATTTAGAGAAAGGACGGTGCTATGTTGCAGAAGAATCAGGTGAGGTTGTTGGGGTATATATCATTTGGCCGAAAAATAAACGTGTAATCGAATTAGTTAATATTTCTGTTGCAATAAGTGAACAGAAAAAAGGAGTAGGCAAATCATTAGTCAAACATGCGATCAATGAGGCCAAAAAAAGTCACTATAAATGGATTGAAGTAGGAACGGGAAATTCTAGCATTGACCAGTTAGCCTTTTATCAGAAGTGTGGATTTAGAATGGATCGAATTGAAAAAAACTTCTTTCTTACACATTACCAAGAAAGCATTATTGAAAACGACATTGTCTGTCGAGATAAAGTTATGCTATCTAAAAGCCTGGATCAGCATTGTAGCTAG